The Sphaerospermopsis torques-reginae ITEP-024 genome has a window encoding:
- a CDS encoding GTP-binding protein produces the protein MSQLQETHLNRARASLRQAISWYGYLRKSGQLSSKQELASLVKPEIEVLTTTLSKLDSNVVRIAAFGLVSRGKSAVLNSLLGEKILQTGPLNGVTQWPRSLRWKPGGKVIVELIDTPGLDEIEGETRAQMARDVAQQADLILFVVSGDITRTEYQALLQLRQAQKPLILVFNKIDLYPDTDRKSIYQSLQVLGAGHPHAKPLLPDEIVMVAAEPAPMEVRVEYPDGNVSYEWETPPPQVDELKQTILNILNREGRSLLALNALIQAREAEEIIAQKTLDFRQQEAEDIIWKFAKYKALAIGLNPIAFLDIIGGVITDLALIRSLARLYSLPMTSYEATNLLRTILLSSGGLLLGEIGSSFLLGLGKSSAAIASGDNPLNITTFAGSAIAQAGIAGYGAYAVGKAAQVYLEKGCTWGQLGANTVIQEILTQVDKNTILYRLREELIIDN, from the coding sequence TTGTCTCAACTGCAAGAAACTCATTTAAACCGCGCCCGTGCTAGTCTTAGACAAGCGATATCTTGGTATGGATATCTCCGCAAGTCAGGCCAGCTATCATCTAAACAAGAATTAGCAAGTTTGGTAAAACCAGAAATAGAGGTTTTAACCACCACTCTCAGCAAACTAGACTCTAATGTGGTGAGAATAGCGGCCTTTGGTTTAGTGAGTCGTGGTAAGTCTGCGGTTTTAAATTCTTTGCTGGGGGAAAAAATTCTGCAAACTGGACCTCTTAATGGTGTGACTCAATGGCCGCGATCGCTACGTTGGAAACCAGGTGGTAAGGTAATTGTCGAATTAATTGATACACCTGGTTTAGATGAGATTGAAGGAGAAACCAGGGCGCAAATGGCGCGAGATGTGGCACAGCAAGCTGATTTGATTTTGTTTGTGGTGTCAGGAGATATTACTAGAACAGAGTATCAAGCATTACTGCAATTACGCCAAGCGCAAAAACCGCTGATTTTAGTATTTAACAAAATTGATTTGTATCCTGATACAGATAGAAAAAGCATTTATCAGAGTTTACAAGTTTTAGGTGCAGGACATCCGCACGCTAAACCATTATTACCGGATGAAATTGTTATGGTTGCAGCAGAACCTGCACCGATGGAAGTCAGAGTAGAATATCCTGATGGAAATGTGAGTTATGAATGGGAAACCCCACCCCCCCAGGTAGATGAATTGAAACAAACAATTTTGAATATATTAAATAGAGAAGGGCGATCGCTCTTAGCTTTAAATGCACTCATTCAAGCGCGGGAAGCTGAAGAAATTATTGCCCAAAAAACTCTTGATTTTCGGCAACAAGAAGCAGAAGATATTATTTGGAAGTTTGCAAAATACAAAGCTTTAGCTATCGGGTTAAATCCTATCGCTTTTTTAGATATTATTGGTGGTGTAATTACAGATTTAGCTTTAATTCGTTCCTTAGCTAGATTATATTCTTTACCGATGACTAGCTATGAAGCGACAAATTTATTAAGAACGATTTTATTAAGTTCTGGTGGTTTATTGTTGGGAGAAATAGGTAGTAGTTTTTTATTAGGTTTAGGTAAAAGTTCCGCTGCGATCGCTAGTGGTGATAATCCTCTGAATATTACTACCTTTGCTGGTAGTGCGATCGCTCAAGCTGGAATTGCTGGTTATGGTGCTTATGCTGTGGGTAAAGCTGCACAGGTATATTTAGAAAAAGGCTGTACGTGGGGACAATTGGGCGCTAATACCGTCATTCAGGAGATTTTGACCCAAGTTGATAAAAATACAATTTTGTATCGTTTAAGAGAAGAATTGATAATTGATAATTGA
- a CDS encoding metal ABC transporter ATP-binding protein, with product MQNISFYQKFNLLRRQSQEIPVQTRKSIDMSSQATINISHLGVHYRTQEALRDVNCIIKPGKLTGIFGPNGAGKSTLMKAILGLVPTSSGNVLYENKPLKQQLEKVAYVPQRSQIDWNYPATVWDVVMMGRVKKTGWLRSFSAVSRQVAKAALERVGMKEYSDRPIGELSGGQQQRVFLARALTQQAEIFCFDEPFVGIDQKTQTIIFEVFQQLAAANKIVLVVNHDLGESITHFDDLILLNCELIATGSRQQVLTEENLHRAYGGKVIYFSDAA from the coding sequence ATGCAAAATATTTCTTTTTACCAAAAATTCAATTTATTACGGAGACAGTCACAGGAAATACCTGTACAAACGAGAAAATCTATTGATATGAGTTCTCAAGCAACCATTAACATTTCTCATTTAGGAGTACATTACCGCACACAAGAAGCCTTGCGGGATGTGAACTGCATCATCAAACCAGGAAAATTAACAGGAATTTTTGGACCCAATGGTGCTGGTAAAAGCACCTTGATGAAAGCAATTTTGGGATTAGTTCCTACAAGTAGCGGTAACGTCTTGTACGAAAATAAACCTTTAAAGCAGCAACTAGAAAAAGTTGCCTACGTGCCACAAAGAAGCCAAATAGACTGGAATTATCCTGCTACAGTATGGGATGTAGTGATGATGGGGCGTGTAAAAAAAACAGGTTGGTTGCGTAGTTTCTCGGCTGTTAGTCGCCAAGTAGCAAAAGCAGCCTTAGAACGGGTAGGAATGAAAGAATACAGCGATCGCCCTATTGGAGAACTATCTGGAGGACAACAACAGAGAGTATTTTTAGCCCGTGCATTAACCCAACAAGCAGAAATTTTTTGTTTTGACGAACCCTTTGTAGGAATAGATCAAAAAACCCAAACAATAATTTTTGAAGTCTTTCAGCAACTAGCAGCAGCCAATAAAATTGTATTAGTAGTAAACCACGACTTAGGCGAATCAATCACCCATTTTGATGATTTAATTTTACTTAATTGTGAACTAATCGCCACAGGTTCACGCCAACAAGTTCTCACAGAAGAAAACCTACATCGTGCTTATGGCGGAAAAGTCATCTACTTCAGTGATGCAGCATAA
- the bchE gene encoding magnesium-protoporphyrin IX monomethyl ester anaerobic oxidative cyclase produces the protein MRILMIQPNYHSGGAEIAGNWPPSWVPYVGGALKTAGFTDIRFVDAMTDYIADDALAEIIKKHQPDIVLATAITPMIYQSEKTLQIVKQVCPQAKTIMGGIHPTYMYSEVLNEAPWVDYIIRGEGEEITVNLISAIARGKDEAERRNILGIAFLENGQVVATPAHPPIADLDTLTPDWDLLDWSKYIYTPLNVRVAVPNYARGCPFTCRFCSQWAFWRKYRSSSPKQFVDQIEILVKKHQVGFFILADEEPTINKPKFIALCNELIERNLGVHWGINTRVTDILRDEHDLPLYRKAGLVHVSLGTEAAAQLKLNLFRKETTIEQNKRAIQLLKQNGMLAEAQFIMGLENETPETIEETYKMALDWKADMVNWNMFTPWPFSELFQDLGDRVEVRDYSQYNFVTPIMKPDAMEREDVLKGVLRNYARFYLRKSFEYWFEKDAFKRKYLLGCLKAFVTTTLNKRFYNLTRVKYKGLNTEIELGFDESKILTREQIAQRKQEHPELMADVNFTGNISACGAPNDLPEFVESEVKFSSNISACGAPNDLPEFVESEQV, from the coding sequence ATGCGAATTCTGATGATTCAACCCAATTATCATTCTGGTGGTGCGGAAATTGCGGGAAATTGGCCACCTAGTTGGGTTCCCTATGTGGGTGGGGCGTTGAAAACTGCTGGCTTTACCGACATTCGTTTTGTTGATGCTATGACTGATTATATTGCTGATGATGCTTTAGCAGAAATCATCAAAAAGCATCAGCCAGATATTGTTTTGGCCACAGCAATTACACCGATGATTTATCAATCGGAAAAAACCCTACAAATAGTTAAACAAGTTTGCCCCCAAGCCAAGACAATTATGGGTGGGATTCATCCTACCTATATGTACAGTGAAGTTCTCAATGAAGCCCCTTGGGTAGATTATATTATTAGGGGAGAAGGGGAAGAAATTACTGTTAATTTAATCAGTGCGATCGCTCGCGGAAAAGATGAAGCAGAACGTCGTAATATCTTAGGTATTGCCTTCTTAGAAAATGGGCAAGTTGTCGCTACACCAGCCCATCCGCCGATTGCTGATTTAGATACTCTCACCCCAGATTGGGATTTATTAGATTGGAGTAAATATATCTATACTCCGCTAAATGTGCGGGTAGCTGTTCCTAATTATGCTAGAGGTTGTCCTTTTACTTGTCGGTTTTGTTCCCAGTGGGCATTTTGGCGCAAATATCGTTCTAGCAGTCCGAAACAATTTGTTGATCAAATTGAAATTTTGGTCAAAAAACATCAGGTGGGATTTTTCATTTTAGCAGATGAAGAACCAACAATTAATAAACCCAAATTTATCGCTTTGTGTAACGAGTTGATAGAAAGAAATTTGGGTGTACATTGGGGAATAAATACCAGAGTTACAGATATATTGCGGGATGAACATGATTTACCATTGTACCGCAAAGCTGGGTTAGTTCATGTTTCCTTGGGAACAGAAGCAGCAGCACAATTAAAATTGAATTTGTTCCGTAAAGAAACCACAATTGAACAAAATAAACGGGCAATTCAATTGTTAAAACAAAATGGTATGCTTGCGGAAGCTCAATTTATTATGGGTTTGGAAAATGAAACCCCAGAAACAATTGAGGAAACCTATAAAATGGCTTTGGATTGGAAAGCGGACATGGTAAACTGGAATATGTTTACTCCTTGGCCATTTTCAGAGTTATTTCAAGATTTGGGCGATCGCGTAGAAGTGAGAGATTATTCTCAATATAACTTTGTGACTCCGATTATGAAACCCGACGCAATGGAAAGGGAAGATGTATTAAAAGGAGTGCTGCGAAATTATGCCCGGTTTTACCTCCGCAAAAGTTTTGAGTATTGGTTTGAGAAGGATGCTTTTAAACGTAAGTATCTTTTAGGTTGTTTGAAGGCTTTTGTGACAACCACCCTCAACAAGAGATTTTACAATTTAACACGGGTGAAATACAAAGGTTTAAACACAGAAATTGAGTTAGGTTTTGACGAGTCGAAGATTCTCACCCGTGAACAAATTGCACAACGTAAACAAGAACATCCAGAGTTAATGGCGGATGTGAATTTTACGGGTAATATTTCTGCTTGTGGCGCTCCTAATGATCTGCCAGAGTTTGTAGAGTCTGAGGTGAAATTTTCCAGTAATATTTCTGCTTGTGGCGCTCCTAATGATCTGCCGGAGTTTGTAGAGTCTGAGCAGGTTTAA
- a CDS encoding aromatic ring-hydroxylating dioxygenase subunit alpha: protein MSSSIIQSNTSPTITTELLPAGGLDPDRFDWQEVWYPVHYVEDLDKTQPTRFTLLEKDIVLWWDNNEQMWRAFLDQCPHRLAPLSEGRINEDGLLECPYHGWTFSGTGKCDRIPQQVAGGKAEISQRACVTSFPTTVKQGMLFVYPGTAENAAKTQVPIVDILDQESEGWVCLNTFRDIPYDALTLMENVLDSSHIPYTHHRTVGNRANVSPVELEVVESGKWGFKGIWEEGPRKGTLGKQYTTFIAPGLMWHDLTSKQFGRTLTVVYATPIRKGECRLFAIFPFKFASKIPGIFLKLTPRWYSHIGQNRVLEDDQIFLHHQERYLAARGGSENFTKAFYLPTKADLFVFQLRSWVNQYSIDAFPGKSFSPPLPKEDLLDRYHSHTEKCSSCRSALANLQKLRMGVAGFTVLVWGLFPLLMFVYDQQDILTMGFLSLVVVGGAGVWFGLGRLEKRFYQGRLIPPRNLPDKN from the coding sequence ATGTCCAGCAGTATAATCCAGTCAAACACATCTCCAACCATAACCACAGAATTACTTCCCGCTGGTGGACTCGATCCAGATCGCTTTGATTGGCAAGAGGTATGGTATCCTGTTCATTATGTCGAAGATTTAGACAAAACCCAGCCTACTCGCTTCACTTTGCTAGAGAAAGATATTGTTTTATGGTGGGATAATAATGAGCAAATGTGGCGAGCATTTTTAGATCAATGTCCCCACCGTTTAGCGCCTCTATCTGAAGGTAGAATTAATGAAGATGGATTGTTAGAATGTCCTTATCATGGTTGGACTTTTTCAGGTACGGGAAAATGCGATCGCATACCCCAACAAGTCGCAGGAGGAAAAGCAGAAATTTCTCAACGTGCTTGTGTAACTTCATTCCCAACCACTGTTAAACAAGGAATGTTATTTGTTTATCCGGGAACTGCGGAAAATGCTGCTAAAACTCAAGTTCCCATTGTTGATATTTTAGATCAAGAATCAGAAGGTTGGGTTTGTCTCAACACTTTTCGAGATATTCCCTATGATGCTTTGACATTAATGGAAAATGTCTTAGATTCCAGTCATATACCTTACACCCATCACCGTACCGTCGGCAACCGCGCTAATGTTTCTCCTGTGGAATTAGAAGTAGTAGAATCAGGAAAATGGGGATTTAAAGGAATTTGGGAAGAAGGACCGCGTAAAGGTACTTTAGGAAAACAATATACTACTTTTATTGCTCCTGGTTTAATGTGGCATGACTTGACATCTAAACAGTTTGGCAGAACTTTAACTGTTGTTTATGCTACTCCAATTCGTAAAGGAGAATGTCGGTTATTTGCGATTTTTCCTTTTAAGTTTGCTTCCAAAATACCAGGAATATTTTTAAAGTTAACTCCCCGTTGGTATTCACATATTGGACAAAATAGAGTTTTAGAAGATGATCAAATTTTCTTACATCATCAAGAAAGATATTTAGCCGCACGGGGTGGAAGTGAGAATTTTACTAAGGCGTTTTATTTGCCAACTAAGGCAGATTTGTTTGTATTTCAATTGCGTTCTTGGGTGAATCAATATAGTATTGATGCGTTTCCTGGGAAAAGTTTTTCACCACCATTACCAAAGGAAGATTTATTAGATAGATATCACTCCCATACAGAAAAATGTTCTAGTTGTCGGAGTGCTTTGGCTAATTTACAAAAGTTGCGGATGGGGGTTGCAGGGTTCACAGTTTTGGTTTGGGGGTTGTTTCCTTTGCTGATGTTTGTTTATGATCAGCAGGATATTTTGACTATGGGTTTTCTTTCTTTGGTTGTGGTTGGTGGTGCGGGAGTTTGGTTTGGTTTGGGTAGGTTGGAAAAACGGTTTTATCAGGGGCGGTTGATACCACCGAGAAATTTACCTGATAAGAATTGA
- a CDS encoding PAP/fibrillin family protein, whose protein sequence is MVVDTEKCTAAKTELRQILAACGGNTKDKNVIAAIENLQSFNPTTAPAQSGSLMDSEWLLISAPNFPQGELLANGKYAYTLGRLAFNMFQPTKLKLVIDRVLQPVFPIENGDQRTHDIVVEFTTIDESIPQLSGIVINQGICQTVSDTLLQVQFTGGILKPQSTTNLEEWKAVFSEQGKPEKRSLGDILMSGFLKLMFGLVPPQTMNPETGEVSFMMNRSPKGRLEILYLDEELRITRGEKGTVLVCERLG, encoded by the coding sequence ATGGTAGTAGACACAGAAAAATGTACAGCAGCGAAAACAGAGTTACGTCAAATATTAGCTGCTTGTGGTGGTAATACGAAAGATAAAAATGTCATTGCTGCAATTGAAAATCTCCAATCTTTTAACCCGACAACAGCACCAGCCCAAAGTGGTAGTTTAATGGATAGTGAATGGTTGTTGATCAGTGCGCCAAATTTTCCTCAAGGTGAACTATTAGCAAATGGTAAATATGCTTATACTTTGGGACGTTTGGCTTTTAATATGTTTCAACCAACAAAATTAAAATTAGTGATTGATCGCGTTTTGCAACCTGTGTTTCCCATCGAAAATGGAGATCAACGAACTCATGATATTGTGGTGGAATTTACAACTATTGATGAATCTATTCCCCAACTTTCAGGAATTGTGATCAACCAAGGAATTTGTCAAACTGTAAGTGATACATTGCTGCAAGTGCAATTTACAGGAGGAATTTTAAAACCGCAATCTACAACTAATTTAGAAGAGTGGAAAGCGGTTTTTAGTGAACAAGGTAAACCAGAAAAAAGAAGTTTAGGAGATATTTTGATGTCTGGTTTTTTAAAGTTGATGTTTGGTTTAGTTCCTCCACAAACTATGAACCCTGAAACTGGAGAAGTTTCGTTTATGATGAATCGTTCTCCTAAAGGGCGTTTAGAAATTCTTTATTTAGATGAAGAATTGCGAATTACTCGTGGAGAAAAAGGAACTGTTTTAGTTTGTGAAAGACTGGGTTAA
- a CDS encoding IS4 family transposase → MLPLFYQKHLKSQLSLAEYLFLKILVNILQSIKNVNLERLANGVPLPIKFESRRKRIQRFLSLPNLTIEKIWFPIIQEWLSIYFTKEKIIYVAIDRTNWNRINLFMVSVIWDKRAFPIYFKLLPKLGNSNISEQQQLLAKVMPLFQNYKVCVLGDREFCSVKLAKYLQSLGVYFCLRLKKNEFVEFEKDIFYELNSLGLAPGVSFFIKGVKVTKTRGFISFNVACKWKRKINGVSPKEGWFILTNFDSLELAIAAYKRRFDIEEMFRDFKKGGYNLEETNVTGERFISLVLLIAIAYSSATIQGQQIKRKGIQKYVSRIKEYGRTERRHSSFYIGLYGQTWVNFKEICMDMVMELMRLNRNKRKNYQQGLRAMRLIESVL, encoded by the coding sequence ATGTTACCCTTATTCTATCAAAAGCACTTAAAAAGTCAATTGAGTTTAGCAGAATATCTGTTCCTCAAAATTTTGGTGAACATCTTACAGTCAATTAAAAATGTGAATTTAGAAAGGTTAGCGAATGGCGTACCGTTACCAATTAAATTTGAAAGTAGAAGAAAAAGAATACAAAGATTTTTATCATTACCAAATCTAACAATTGAAAAAATTTGGTTTCCCATTATTCAGGAATGGTTATCAATATACTTTACCAAGGAAAAAATAATTTATGTAGCAATTGATAGAACCAATTGGAATCGAATAAATTTATTTATGGTGAGTGTAATTTGGGATAAAAGAGCATTTCCCATATATTTTAAATTATTGCCAAAATTAGGGAACAGTAACATATCTGAGCAACAACAGTTATTAGCGAAAGTAATGCCACTTTTTCAAAACTATAAGGTATGTGTATTAGGTGATAGAGAATTTTGTTCAGTAAAACTCGCTAAGTACCTTCAGAGCTTGGGTGTATACTTTTGCCTGCGATTAAAAAAGAACGAATTTGTAGAATTTGAAAAAGATATTTTTTATGAGCTAAATAGTCTTGGTTTAGCACCGGGCGTATCGTTTTTTATTAAAGGCGTGAAGGTAACAAAGACTCGTGGTTTCATCAGTTTTAATGTGGCGTGTAAATGGAAGCGTAAAATCAACGGAGTATCACCCAAAGAAGGGTGGTTTATCTTAACCAATTTTGATAGTCTGGAATTAGCTATTGCTGCATACAAAAGGAGATTTGATATAGAAGAAATGTTTAGAGATTTCAAAAAAGGAGGCTACAATTTAGAAGAGACTAATGTAACTGGTGAACGCTTTATTTCTCTGGTTTTATTAATAGCAATTGCTTACTCTTCCGCAACAATTCAAGGTCAACAAATCAAACGTAAAGGAATACAGAAATATGTTTCCCGCATCAAAGAATATGGTCGAACAGAACGGAGACATAGTAGTTTTTATATTGGATTATATGGTCAAACTTGGGTTAATTTCAAGGAAATTTGTATGGATATGGTCATGGAATTAATGAGATTAAATCGCAATAAACGTAAGAATTATCAACAAGGTCTAAGAGCTATGAGGCTTATAGAGTCTGTCTTGTAG
- a CDS encoding metal ABC transporter substrate-binding protein, whose protein sequence is MKLIPGIDCRTVFKKTKIAFNIYPFCLGIFLPLFLFGCTSSESQPPGDGKPQVVATSTIIADLAEEVGGEEINLTGILQPGADPHVYEPVPADSRVLETADLILYNGYNLEPGIIKLMNAAGGKAKKLAVGEVVEPLKLEKSKGEIVPDPHVWGSAENAILMVNAIRDSLIELSPEDKEKFTQNAEELTNELQQLNNWIQQQIQTIPPEKRKLITTHDAFQYYANTYGLEIAGTLIGISTEEQPSAKTVKQLVDAVKKIGVPAIFAETTINPALIKTVAQEAGVKLAPNELYSDSIGEKGSDGETYIKMMVANTRTIVEALGGKYTPFPIPNQN, encoded by the coding sequence ATGAAACTAATACCAGGGATAGACTGCCGCACTGTGTTTAAGAAAACAAAGATTGCTTTCAATATTTACCCGTTTTGTTTGGGAATATTTCTACCTTTGTTTTTATTTGGTTGTACTTCTTCCGAGTCGCAACCACCGGGGGATGGTAAGCCGCAAGTTGTAGCAACTAGCACTATCATTGCTGATTTAGCGGAGGAAGTTGGAGGAGAGGAAATAAATTTAACTGGTATTCTCCAACCAGGTGCAGATCCGCACGTTTATGAACCTGTACCCGCAGATAGTCGAGTTTTGGAAACAGCGGATTTAATTTTATATAACGGTTACAATTTAGAACCGGGAATTATTAAGTTAATGAATGCTGCGGGAGGAAAAGCGAAAAAGTTAGCAGTGGGGGAAGTTGTTGAACCTTTAAAACTAGAAAAAAGTAAGGGGGAAATTGTTCCCGATCCTCACGTTTGGGGAAGTGCGGAAAATGCTATCTTGATGGTGAATGCTATTAGAGATTCATTGATTGAGTTATCACCAGAAGACAAAGAAAAATTTACTCAAAATGCGGAAGAATTGACAAATGAATTACAACAATTAAATAATTGGATTCAACAACAAATTCAAACTATTCCCCCAGAAAAACGCAAATTGATCACTACCCACGATGCTTTTCAATATTATGCTAATACTTATGGTTTGGAAATTGCGGGAACTTTAATTGGGATTAGCACTGAAGAACAACCAAGCGCCAAAACCGTAAAACAATTAGTTGATGCTGTTAAAAAAATAGGTGTGCCGGCAATTTTTGCGGAAACTACAATTAATCCCGCTTTAATTAAAACAGTTGCCCAAGAAGCAGGTGTTAAACTCGCACCCAATGAACTTTACTCTGATTCTATTGGTGAAAAAGGAAGTGATGGAGAGACTTACATCAAAATGATGGTAGCTAATACCCGCACTATTGTTGAAGCTTTAGGAGGTAAATATACACCTTTTCCAATTCCAAATCAAAACTAA
- a CDS encoding metal ABC transporter permease, whose product MLNTLIEPLQYSFMQRSLIIAILVGLLCAIVGSYLMVQRLALLGDAISHSVLPGLAIAFMIGANIFIGAFIAGILSTIAIAFIKTRSPIKEDAAMGIVFSAFFALGITLITIIQKSNKIDLNHFLFGNILGVTVDEVRDTAIIAAIVLIIVFLLYKELLFYTFDPLGAQAAGLPVNRLNFGLMLLISLTIVASMKAVGVILVLSLLITPGATAYLLVKRLHEVMILGAVIGVISSISGMYLSYFYNLPSGPAIVLVVSGLFVLAFLFSPRHGIFQKAGNK is encoded by the coding sequence ATGTTAAACACACTAATTGAACCATTACAATATAGCTTCATGCAACGTTCATTAATCATCGCCATATTAGTAGGTTTATTATGTGCGATAGTTGGTAGTTACTTAATGGTACAAAGACTAGCATTACTAGGTGATGCGATCAGCCATTCCGTACTACCAGGACTGGCGATCGCCTTCATGATTGGTGCTAACATTTTTATTGGAGCTTTTATTGCTGGGATATTAAGTACCATAGCCATAGCATTTATTAAAACCCGTTCCCCCATCAAAGAAGATGCAGCAATGGGGATAGTATTTTCAGCTTTTTTTGCCCTTGGTATTACCCTAATTACAATTATTCAAAAAAGTAATAAAATCGACCTCAATCATTTTTTATTTGGTAACATCCTTGGCGTAACAGTTGACGAAGTGCGAGACACAGCTATCATTGCTGCTATAGTTTTAATCATCGTTTTTTTACTATACAAAGAACTGTTATTTTACACCTTTGATCCATTAGGCGCACAAGCCGCAGGTTTACCAGTTAATCGTTTAAACTTTGGTTTAATGTTGTTAATTTCTTTAACAATTGTCGCCAGCATGAAAGCTGTAGGAGTTATTTTAGTATTATCACTATTAATTACCCCAGGGGCAACTGCTTATTTATTAGTAAAAAGACTACATGAAGTGATGATTTTAGGGGCGGTAATTGGTGTAATTTCTAGTATTAGCGGAATGTATCTGAGCTATTTTTATAATTTACCTTCTGGTCCAGCAATTGTGTTGGTTGTTTCGGGTTTATTTGTCTTAGCTTTTTTGTTTAGTCCTAGACATGGAATTTTTCAGAAGGCAGGAAACAAGTAA
- the cas6 gene encoding CRISPR-associated endoribonuclease Cas6 — MPRTATSNKRKTPAKNTPLVWADDSELVGLVFDLEATNSTYLYSQYTIGLHAWFLDQVRQINPTLSAYLHDGESEKPFNISALEGQLLPAGKQLQLQANQTYRWHLHTFSQPVVQFLSQWLTQLPPTLNLRDAGLQIKKVSILHPPTTYHQILQSSLGKHTNINLSFISPTSFRRKGHHFPLPVPVNLFHSYLRRWNDFSGMSIEQDPFLEWIDENVIIHKYRLETVKVAAGKRGSVTGFTGAISLGLSKTALTNIEFTQLFYALIQLAPYCGTGHKTTFGLGQTLLEWVEPETNTSAEIINNLLPERIEELTAIFTATRKRTGGDRTEKIATTWATILARREMGESLKIISQDLEIPYSTVKTYVKLARRELKQLTIDN; from the coding sequence ATGCCCAGAACAGCTACATCCAACAAACGCAAAACCCCAGCTAAAAATACCCCTCTAGTATGGGCAGATGATAGCGAATTAGTTGGCCTAGTCTTTGACCTAGAAGCAACCAATTCCACATACCTATACTCACAATACACCATTGGACTTCATGCCTGGTTTCTCGATCAAGTAAGACAAATTAACCCTACCCTGTCCGCATATCTTCATGATGGAGAGTCAGAAAAACCCTTCAACATTTCCGCTTTAGAAGGTCAACTACTTCCCGCAGGTAAACAACTACAACTGCAAGCAAACCAAACCTATCGCTGGCATCTTCACACATTTTCCCAACCAGTAGTTCAGTTTTTAAGTCAGTGGTTAACCCAACTTCCACCAACCCTAAATTTAAGAGATGCTGGCTTACAAATAAAAAAAGTTAGTATTCTCCATCCACCAACAACCTATCACCAAATACTGCAATCATCTCTAGGAAAACACACAAATATTAATCTGAGTTTTATTTCTCCTACCAGTTTTCGCCGCAAAGGACATCATTTCCCCCTTCCCGTTCCTGTTAATCTTTTTCATAGTTACCTGAGACGCTGGAACGACTTTTCAGGAATGTCCATAGAACAAGATCCCTTTTTAGAATGGATAGATGAAAACGTCATCATTCACAAATACCGCTTAGAAACAGTAAAAGTTGCAGCAGGTAAACGAGGTTCAGTCACAGGTTTTACAGGAGCGATATCTCTGGGGTTAAGTAAAACAGCATTAACCAACATAGAATTTACCCAATTATTTTATGCCTTAATTCAACTTGCTCCCTACTGTGGCACAGGACATAAAACCACCTTTGGACTCGGACAAACCCTGTTAGAATGGGTAGAACCAGAAACCAACACATCAGCAGAAATTATCAACAACCTGCTACCAGAACGCATAGAAGAACTAACAGCAATATTCACCGCAACACGCAAACGCACAGGAGGCGATCGCACCGAAAAAATAGCCACAACTTGGGCGACAATATTAGCAAGACGAGAAATGGGAGAATCATTAAAAATAATATCCCAAGATTTAGAAATACCCTACTCCACCGTCAAAACCTACGTTAAATTAGCCCGTAGAGAACTAAAACAATTGACAATTGATAATTGA